In Streptomyces chartreusis, the following proteins share a genomic window:
- a CDS encoding M50 family metallopeptidase has product MDSTASASLASLWDEVSGTQPDPDLWVVIATLVVALVVVVPHGLWRLSRNAITIAHEGGHGLVALLTGRTLTGIRLHSDTSGLTVSRGKPHGIGMILTAAAGYTAPPLLGLGGAALLATGRITLLLWLATALLVAMLVMIRNAYGALTVFLTGGTFVVVSWLAGPQVQAAFAYTVVWFLLVGGVRPAFELQAKRSRGGAGDSDADQLSRLTHVPAGLWLFLFHAVSLCSLIGGGRWLLEL; this is encoded by the coding sequence ATGGACAGCACCGCATCCGCCTCGCTCGCCTCCCTCTGGGACGAGGTCTCCGGTACCCAGCCCGACCCGGATCTGTGGGTGGTGATCGCCACACTGGTCGTCGCGCTCGTCGTGGTCGTCCCGCACGGCCTGTGGCGCCTCTCGCGCAACGCCATCACCATCGCCCACGAGGGCGGCCACGGCCTGGTCGCGCTGCTGACCGGCCGGACGCTGACCGGCATACGCCTGCACTCCGACACCAGCGGCCTCACGGTCAGCCGGGGCAAGCCGCACGGCATCGGCATGATCCTCACCGCGGCAGCGGGCTACACGGCTCCCCCGCTGCTGGGCCTGGGCGGTGCCGCGCTGCTGGCCACCGGCCGGATCACCCTGCTGCTGTGGCTGGCGACGGCCCTGCTGGTGGCGATGCTGGTGATGATCCGCAACGCGTACGGCGCCCTGACGGTGTTCCTCACGGGCGGCACGTTCGTGGTGGTCTCGTGGCTCGCGGGACCCCAGGTCCAGGCGGCGTTCGCGTACACCGTGGTCTGGTTCCTCCTCGTGGGCGGAGTGCGGCCGGCCTTCGAACTGCAGGCGAAGAGGTCGCGGGGCGGCGCGGGCGACTCGGACGCGGACCAGCTGTCCCGGCTGACGCATGTGCCGGCGGGCTTGTGGCTGTTCCTGTTCCACGCGGTGTCGCTGTGCTCGCTGATAGGCGGGGGCAGGTGGTTGCTGGAGCTGTGA
- the rsgA gene encoding ribosome small subunit-dependent GTPase A: MRRYGKHTDEDDIRTRPGRRNTRPRTNIRPKHEDAAEGMVLTVDRGRLTCLVDDRVVMAMKARELGRKAAVVGDRVALVGDLSGKKDTLARIVRIEERDSVLRRTADDDDPFERVVVANADQLAIVTALADPEPRPRLIDRCLVAAFDGGLEPLLVLTKSDLAPPDEILELYGALDIPYVVTSRVELETGDAADRVREQLDGRVTAFVGHSGVGKTTLVNALVPQDRRRSTGHVNAVTGRGRHTTTSALALPLPEMEGWVIDTPGVRSFGLAHIDPSRVIHAFPDLESGTEGCPRACSHDEPDCALDDWVAQGHADPARLYSLRRLLATRERKEGD; encoded by the coding sequence ATGCGCCGCTACGGCAAGCACACCGACGAGGACGACATCCGCACCCGCCCCGGCCGCCGGAACACCCGGCCCCGGACGAACATCCGCCCCAAGCACGAGGACGCCGCCGAGGGCATGGTCCTGACCGTCGACCGGGGCAGGCTCACCTGCCTGGTCGACGACCGCGTCGTGATGGCGATGAAGGCCCGCGAACTCGGCCGCAAGGCCGCGGTCGTCGGGGACCGGGTGGCCCTCGTCGGCGACCTGTCCGGCAAGAAGGACACCCTCGCGCGCATCGTGCGGATCGAGGAGCGCGATTCGGTGCTCCGCCGCACCGCCGACGACGACGATCCGTTCGAGCGGGTGGTGGTCGCCAACGCCGACCAACTCGCCATCGTCACCGCCCTCGCCGACCCCGAGCCGCGGCCCCGGCTGATCGACCGCTGTCTGGTCGCGGCGTTCGACGGAGGGCTCGAACCGCTGCTGGTGCTGACCAAGTCGGACCTCGCGCCACCGGACGAAATCCTGGAGCTGTACGGGGCGTTGGACATCCCCTACGTCGTCACGAGCCGCGTGGAACTGGAGACCGGGGACGCCGCGGACCGGGTGCGCGAGCAACTGGACGGCCGTGTCACGGCGTTCGTCGGGCACTCGGGCGTGGGCAAGACGACCCTGGTGAACGCCCTGGTGCCGCAGGACCGCCGGCGTTCGACGGGGCATGTGAACGCGGTGACGGGACGCGGCCGGCACACGACGACGTCGGCGCTGGCGCTGCCGTTGCCGGAGATGGAGGGCTGGGTGATCGACACCCCCGGGGTGCGGTCGTTCGGCCTGGCGCACATCGATCCCTCGCGTGTGATCCACGCGTTCCCCGACCTGGAATCGGGAACCGAGGGCTGTCCGCGTGCGTGCAGTCATGACGAACCGGACTGCGCGCTGGACGACTGGGTCGCACAGGGTCACGCCGACCCCGCGCGGCTCTACTCGCTGCGACGGTTGCTGGCCACGCGTGAACGCAAGGAAGGCGACTGA
- a CDS encoding DMT family transporter gives MAWLLVIVAGLLETGFAVCLKLSHGFTRLWPTVAFCIFALGSFGLLTISLRKLDVGPAYAVWTGIGAAGTAIYGMVFLGDLVSTLKILSITLVIVGVIGLQLSGSAR, from the coding sequence ATGGCGTGGCTGCTGGTCATCGTGGCGGGGCTGCTCGAAACCGGCTTCGCCGTCTGTCTGAAACTGTCGCACGGGTTCACCCGGCTCTGGCCGACCGTCGCCTTCTGCATCTTCGCCCTCGGCAGCTTCGGGTTGCTGACGATCTCGCTGCGGAAGCTCGACGTGGGGCCCGCGTACGCGGTGTGGACGGGGATCGGCGCGGCGGGCACGGCGATCTACGGGATGGTCTTCCTCGGGGATCTGGTGTCGACGTTGAAGATCCTGTCGATCACGCTGGTGATCGTGGGCGTCATCGGCCTCCAGCTGTCCGGATCGGCGCGCTGA
- the aroA gene encoding 3-phosphoshikimate 1-carboxyvinyltransferase, whose translation MAQNPAAHTALWPAPHASGPVDATVHVPGSKSVTNRALVLAALASEPGWLRRPLRSRDTLLMAGALRTMGVGIEEGVGPEGTGEAWRVLPAGLRGPATVDVGNAGTVMRFLPPVAALADGPVRFDGDPRSYERPLHGVIDALRALGARIDDDGRGALPLTVHGGGALEGGTVEIDASSSSQFVSALLLSGPRFNQGVEVRHIGSSLPSMPHIRMTVDMLRAVGAQVDTPESGGEPNVWRVTPGALLGRDLTIEPDLSNAQPFLAAALVTGGKVLVPDWPARTTQPGDRLREIFTEMGGSCELTEYGLVFTGSGAIHGIDVDLSEVGELTPGIAAVAALADSPSTLRGVAHLRLHETDRLAALTKEINELGGDVTETADGLHISPRRLHGGVFHTYEDHRMATAGAIIGLAVEGVRIENVATTAKTLPDFPELWTGMLGA comes from the coding sequence ATGGCCCAAAACCCCGCCGCACACACCGCCCTCTGGCCCGCCCCGCACGCGAGCGGACCCGTCGACGCGACGGTCCACGTGCCGGGGTCCAAGTCGGTCACCAACCGCGCCCTCGTCCTCGCCGCCCTGGCGAGCGAGCCCGGCTGGCTGCGCCGCCCGCTGCGTTCCCGCGACACCCTGCTGATGGCCGGTGCCCTGCGCACCATGGGCGTCGGCATCGAGGAGGGCGTCGGCCCCGAGGGCACCGGCGAGGCCTGGCGGGTGCTCCCCGCGGGCCTGCGCGGCCCGGCCACGGTCGACGTCGGCAACGCCGGCACGGTCATGCGCTTCCTGCCGCCGGTCGCCGCGCTGGCCGACGGCCCCGTCCGCTTCGACGGCGACCCCAGGTCGTACGAGCGTCCCCTGCACGGAGTGATCGACGCCCTGCGCGCCCTCGGTGCCCGGATCGACGACGACGGCCGGGGCGCGCTGCCGCTCACCGTCCACGGCGGGGGCGCCCTGGAGGGCGGCACGGTGGAGATCGACGCCTCGTCGTCGTCCCAGTTCGTGTCGGCCCTGCTGCTGTCGGGCCCGCGTTTCAACCAGGGCGTCGAGGTCCGGCACATCGGCTCCTCGCTGCCGTCCATGCCGCACATCCGGATGACCGTCGACATGCTGCGGGCCGTCGGCGCCCAGGTCGACACCCCGGAGTCGGGCGGCGAGCCCAACGTCTGGCGGGTCACGCCGGGCGCCCTGCTCGGCCGCGACCTGACCATCGAGCCGGACCTGTCCAACGCCCAGCCGTTCCTGGCCGCCGCGCTGGTGACCGGCGGCAAGGTCCTCGTACCGGACTGGCCGGCCCGCACCACGCAGCCCGGTGACCGACTGCGCGAGATCTTCACCGAGATGGGCGGTTCCTGCGAACTCACCGAGTACGGGCTCGTGTTCACCGGTTCGGGTGCGATTCACGGCATCGACGTGGACCTGAGCGAGGTCGGCGAACTCACGCCGGGCATCGCGGCCGTGGCGGCCCTCGCGGACTCCCCCTCCACCCTGCGCGGTGTCGCGCACCTGCGGCTGCACGAGACGGACCGCCTGGCCGCGCTCACCAAGGAGATCAACGAACTCGGCGGTGACGTGACCGAGACCGCCGACGGCCTGCACATCAGCCCGCGCCGGCTGCACGGCGGCGTCTTCCACACCTACGAGGACCACCGCATGGCGACCGCCGGCGCGATCATCGGCCTCGCGGTCGAGGGAGTACGGATCGAGAACGTCGCGACGACGGCGAAGACCCTGCCGGACTTCCCCGAGCTGTGGACCGGGATGCTCGGGGCGTAG
- a CDS encoding helix-turn-helix transcriptional regulator, translated as MSSSALVGREPERGLLTAAVASAGEGRGSSVFVLGEPGIGKSRLVEETAAAAMSSGFRVLRGRAASAGRAVPLRPLAEAVFSGLRGEGAPGDGDLGPYEPLLSRLCGLAPQDGAPLVGYAEAVLRLLGALGRSGGCVLVLEDLHDADADTLTIVDYLTDNLPGRRAVLLATLRGGPGPALDLAEAAASRRAARTVRLAGLGPAHTAELAARCLAHDDPGEVPEAVLDRLHAVSEGVPFVVEELLTAMVDGGSLVRRPGDGWTVTGSLDAGVPATVAAAVLQRVDHLEPAGVALLEAAAVLGRRFPVDIAARVAGIDRTTALRQLRQAAHAHLVTDGTTAEEPGWHSFRHALTADAITHRLLPAERAALCLAAADAIESADAAAHRPRGAGEPEGLIGGGPGDDLYRLAAELCVTGGQRARAAVLLTRAGRQAVLRGALLTAVELLDRGLELTADAADAPPEAVAGLLEELLGALVLTGDVRRVPELGDRLDRVLAVWGAPPARRAAGFLIRARAAATAQQWEAGLTSVRRARELLGAEPDPASRAALDSVAAHLVLNSQRPDRLESARALAEGAVATAEAVGLPEVSCKALNMLGYCLRPLDLAETERVFERLVATADAHALPVWRIRGLLELGVLDRIRITGTDRLLAARRAAEETGAVLMTAWADMHLAQAHVLRDEQDRALEAAGRLRTTARRLRLGEVQLIGVGVDAIIAASRGEREKLQAALQAMESALAGRSAGALWGYADTSVWGWAQGICSLLREEPDRALAEFTEADRAMRALPSTRGVTGFLGPYLLLRTVRGAAGWAELDGAVADRLSQVHWDRPFAGWSRAVLLGREGRAGEAAKAAEEALAGTEAIPLARHLCLRLGASAALADGWGHPVEWLSAAEQFFHDRGTTRVAAACRALLREAGSPVSRRRRGHDTIPQELRRAGVTAREYEVLRLLGRGLGNQEIAEHLFLSPRTVEKHLASLRNRTDRSGRAALIALARRYSDGQ; from the coding sequence TTGTCGTCATCCGCACTGGTCGGCAGAGAACCGGAGCGGGGCCTTCTGACCGCGGCGGTCGCATCGGCGGGCGAGGGGCGGGGCTCGTCGGTCTTCGTGCTGGGCGAGCCGGGCATCGGCAAGTCACGCCTCGTCGAGGAGACCGCTGCCGCCGCCATGAGCTCCGGATTCCGGGTGCTGCGCGGGCGGGCCGCGTCCGCCGGCCGCGCGGTGCCGCTGCGGCCGCTCGCGGAGGCCGTGTTCTCCGGACTGCGCGGCGAAGGCGCACCCGGGGACGGGGACCTGGGCCCCTACGAACCGCTCCTGTCGCGGCTGTGCGGGCTGGCGCCGCAGGACGGTGCGCCGCTGGTGGGCTACGCAGAGGCGGTACTGCGACTCCTGGGGGCCCTCGGACGCTCCGGCGGCTGTGTCCTGGTGCTGGAGGACCTGCACGACGCGGACGCCGACACGCTCACCATCGTCGACTACCTCACGGACAACCTCCCCGGCCGGCGGGCCGTCCTGCTGGCCACCCTGCGCGGTGGGCCCGGTCCCGCGCTCGACCTCGCCGAGGCCGCCGCTTCCCGGCGTGCGGCGCGCACCGTGCGCCTCGCCGGGCTCGGCCCCGCGCACACCGCGGAACTGGCGGCCCGCTGTCTGGCCCACGACGACCCGGGCGAGGTGCCGGAAGCCGTACTGGACCGGCTGCACGCCGTCTCCGAAGGCGTCCCCTTCGTCGTGGAGGAGCTGCTGACCGCCATGGTCGACGGCGGCAGCCTCGTCCGGCGGCCGGGCGACGGCTGGACGGTGACCGGCTCACTGGACGCCGGTGTGCCCGCGACGGTCGCCGCCGCCGTCCTGCAGCGCGTGGACCACCTGGAACCCGCCGGCGTCGCCCTTCTGGAAGCCGCTGCCGTTCTGGGCAGGCGCTTCCCCGTGGACATCGCCGCCCGCGTCGCCGGGATCGACCGGACGACGGCGCTCCGCCAGCTGCGGCAGGCGGCACACGCCCATCTGGTCACCGACGGCACGACCGCGGAGGAGCCCGGCTGGCACTCCTTCCGGCACGCCCTGACCGCCGACGCCATCACCCACCGGCTGCTGCCCGCGGAGCGCGCGGCGCTCTGCCTCGCCGCCGCCGACGCCATCGAGTCCGCCGACGCGGCAGCTCATCGGCCGCGGGGTGCCGGGGAGCCCGAGGGTCTGATCGGCGGCGGCCCGGGCGACGACCTGTACCGCCTGGCCGCGGAGCTGTGCGTCACCGGCGGGCAGCGGGCACGGGCGGCCGTACTGCTCACCCGGGCGGGCCGGCAGGCGGTCCTGCGGGGCGCTCTGCTGACCGCGGTGGAACTCCTCGACCGGGGGCTGGAGCTGACCGCCGACGCGGCGGACGCCCCGCCCGAGGCCGTGGCCGGGCTCCTGGAGGAACTGCTGGGTGCGCTCGTCCTCACGGGCGACGTCCGGCGCGTACCGGAGCTCGGCGACCGGCTGGACCGTGTGCTGGCCGTGTGGGGCGCGCCGCCCGCCCGCCGCGCCGCGGGTTTCCTGATCCGGGCCAGGGCCGCGGCCACCGCGCAGCAGTGGGAGGCGGGCCTGACCTCCGTACGGCGGGCACGGGAGCTGCTCGGAGCCGAGCCGGACCCGGCGTCCCGCGCCGCCCTGGACTCGGTCGCCGCGCACCTGGTGCTCAACTCGCAGCGCCCGGACCGGCTGGAGAGCGCCAGGGCCCTGGCCGAAGGGGCCGTGGCGACCGCGGAGGCGGTGGGGCTGCCGGAGGTGAGCTGCAAGGCGCTGAACATGCTGGGGTACTGCCTGCGGCCCCTGGACCTGGCCGAGACGGAGAGGGTCTTCGAACGCCTGGTGGCCACGGCCGACGCCCATGCGCTGCCGGTCTGGCGGATACGCGGCCTGCTGGAGCTCGGCGTACTGGACCGGATCCGGATCACCGGGACGGATCGGCTGCTGGCCGCGCGGAGGGCGGCCGAGGAGACCGGTGCCGTCCTCATGACGGCCTGGGCCGACATGCATCTGGCGCAGGCCCATGTGCTGCGCGACGAGCAGGACCGGGCCCTGGAGGCCGCCGGGCGGCTGCGGACGACGGCCCGCAGACTGCGGCTGGGGGAGGTGCAGCTGATCGGCGTCGGAGTGGACGCCATCATCGCCGCCTCCCGAGGCGAGCGGGAGAAGCTCCAGGCCGCGCTGCAAGCCATGGAGAGCGCGCTGGCCGGGCGGAGCGCCGGAGCGCTCTGGGGCTACGCCGACACCTCGGTGTGGGGCTGGGCCCAGGGCATCTGCTCCCTGCTGCGGGAGGAGCCCGACCGTGCGCTGGCCGAGTTCACGGAGGCGGACCGGGCCATGCGCGCGCTGCCCAGCACCCGCGGGGTCACCGGATTCCTGGGCCCGTACCTGCTCCTGCGCACCGTGCGGGGCGCGGCCGGCTGGGCGGAGCTGGACGGAGCCGTCGCGGACCGGCTCAGCCAGGTCCACTGGGACCGGCCCTTCGCGGGCTGGTCCCGGGCCGTGCTGCTGGGCCGCGAAGGCCGGGCCGGAGAGGCCGCCAAGGCGGCCGAGGAGGCGCTGGCCGGGACCGAGGCCATCCCCCTGGCCCGTCACCTGTGTCTGCGCCTGGGCGCCTCCGCGGCGCTCGCCGACGGCTGGGGGCACCCCGTCGAGTGGCTGTCCGCCGCCGAGCAGTTCTTCCACGACCGGGGCACGACACGGGTGGCGGCGGCCTGCCGCGCCCTGCTGCGGGAGGCGGGCTCGCCCGTTTCCCGCCGCCGCCGGGGTCACGACACGATTCCGCAGGAGCTGCGGCGGGCGGGGGTGACCGCGCGGGAGTACGAGGTGCTGCGCCTGCTCGGCCGGGGCCTCGGCAACCAGGAGATCGCCGAGCACCTCTTCCTCTCGCCACGGACCGTCGAGAAGCACCTCGCGAGTCTCAGGAACCGCACGGACCGCAGCGGCCGGGCCGCCCTGATCGCCCTGGCCCGCCGGTACTCCGACGGGCAGTGA